One part of the Ranitomeya imitator isolate aRanImi1 chromosome 10, aRanImi1.pri, whole genome shotgun sequence genome encodes these proteins:
- the LOC138651878 gene encoding pleckstrin homology-like domain family A member 2 — protein sequence MNQCIMASSPVTIKEGDLEKRSDSFLQLWKKRRCVLTPEGLHLYTDSRKKGKAKVLRFDSLAKLECVERKGERVYFTLVTMEGQEIDFRCRERSRWNAEITLALVGFQNRRAVQELRARKEHQARDSGDRLRSWGP from the coding sequence ATGAATCAATGCATCATGGCATCATCTCCTGTGACCATCAAGGAAGGGGACTTGGAAAAAAGGAGCGACAGCTTCCTTCAGCTATGGAAGAAACGCAGATGTGTGCTGACTCCTGAAGGTCTACATTTGTACACAGACTCTCGAAAGAAAGGCAAGGCCAAGGTTTTACGATTCGATTCCTTGGCCAAGTTGGAATGCGTGGAGAGAAAAGGggaacgtgtctactttacattggTCACCATGGAAGGACAGGAGATAGACTTTCGCTGCAGGGAACGAAGCCGATGGAACGCAGAAATCACCCTGGCGTTGGTGGGCTTCCAAAATAGAAGAGCAGTGCAAGAACTAAGAGCGCGAAAAGAGCATCAGGCACGGGATTCAGGGGACCGCCTAAGAAGCTGGGGACCGTGA